TGTTGcacttttacattgggttcttACATGTcctggttcatggcaacgaTTACAAATCCTGGGtgtaatattttctctttgtgAAGGACATCAATTTCTATTGGAAGGGTGACCTAGACAACGACTATCGAGGACAGGGGACAGAATAACTATTTCTTTTGGTGAGTGCAACCATTCTGATTGGTTTCTAAGAGGATTGGCAAGTTCTGATACATTACACAGTAGAATTCGGTGtagaagaatggatgaacccatgcattgacatttgtgagcctcatgTGTCGTGCAACAACAATGACATGCTTGCACGAAATACGTGAAAACTGAAGCTTTTTACACATACAAAACATTTCACCGAAGTCTATAATACTTatgtatccaccaaaaccaacaacctAATACCAAGTAGGTGTAATTGGTCGAACCTCCAAACGTGTAGACTTTGACAGACAACTGTTGGTCTTCTCCTTTGTCCAAGGGGTGATAAAGTTAAAACatttatctataatttgaaaaaaatattaacaacacatttgttaataaccaaaacaaagacaaaaaagtacatgattaaaaacttttaattattaacgattgggtacttacttgcatggtttctcctctctTAAAACAATAGctgcatggtaccacgaatgaaCTTGACGAGCATTGTGATAGACAGACCCTATGTATGTCTGACAAGGGCGTTAAATGACTCTTCAATATTAGTTGTTATGATGTTGTATCAATATCTTGGAAAAGTATGTTTTACCCCAACACTCAAATCCGACCTTACGTAGATAAGCTCTAGCTTAAGGGTTCATTGGATCAAGAGATTGCATTATCGCCTCAAATTCTgcttctgtgtatgattttacgACTTTCCAATATGCATTTGCAACCTGTAaggtggtaaaaaatatgagaactttataatcaaaatgtatgaaaaagataaacatttcaaaattttaatacttatttaaacactttacctttgagtctcgtttatactttaccggcatgttacacaaaagatgatgacaacaacatccatagTGGACATCTAGAAAGACTTCAACTATTAcaaagtatataacatgatgttgATCTAAGATTATCGCTAGCTTAGAGAGGTCATGaatgcattctttaatcttcctgagaaaccaacaccaagtgtcgtgatcttcttttttatcgaCACTGAAACCAATGGGATATATTTGGTTATTTATTACCGTCAAGAGCCACCACAATGAATAAATATCCTAGATATTGGCCTTTAAAGAAAGTAGCGTTAATGCAAATAACAGCTCGGAGATATTATCTGAATACATAAACAGAACATCCTAATGCCACAAAGaaattcttaaatcgatggtcatcgtCCGTTTCAATAGCAATAATGGCTAGTACGCtatagattgtagcaataatatggtaagagcataaatgattcctccgaTGAGTCTGTTAATGAATTTATAGCCTAGTTTTTTGCCCGCCGCgcttgtgaatatgaaatgtcaattttatacctgtcgatgatgtccacaattatttccttaggctaatcaatttgatcaatcaacacaaactttgacctcattaattgacttAAAGCTCAAGCCCCAGCTTGtttgtgatgtggcatgatttgatcaacagAACAtatgtgggtaggattcatttggttgatttgaaacacttcaccaACTTTGACTTGTTTGCATGTATATcccactcacaattttcagccttgcacttaatttcccatcaTGTCCTATCAGACTTCTTGatcatgaattgaaatcctttaagtaaggcaaattgcttcacaatatctttcaattatactttattatgaaaaatatcaccaacctttacaccattctcctcttgGATCGATCCGgtaccacctgatgatgttgatggctgtggaggaaaatcagaaactcacctaaatggatcaatgagaacattatcaaaaaatggcccagaataatttctaccacctgaaataggatcttcaagctataAACTATTCATACCCTTGGTAACTGATGACATATACTCAGGTTCTACATTTTCAGAAGAAATATCAGgtatatcatttccatcaaagtcaccttAGTCGAGAACCCTatttttttctccatgagcctatgagtttgcaatatacaatgggtcattactgaaattaatcaagttttccaatcatattcttttttcaccccactaatttctttttcatcttcatcttcatcttcttcctcctgtccttcaattggggtacatataacaaaaacaagaatacattcttgtaagtattgagacatatcaataagaccaattgacatcttcatcattttggatctgtacgtagcagttgagctcaatttttcttgacttcattgatagttgaaaataatttttcattgaatcaatattacaaaaatccttcaaaagctcaataaatccctcaaattgATGCATaatcatcaattttaattatcaatcttacaatgacaagtttttgaaaataattattcatttataacaaaaaatctgtaataactatgtaaaacagtcttacaattattaacataaaaaacccctcatatttttctaatatttcatttaaccccttataattatttaacaatttatgtaacCCTCtagtatgttatcttgtatcaaaatacatctatctgtTCTTAACAttctatttaaaatgtttttacaatgtttaatatcaaaatacccctatatttttctaatatttcatttaaccctttataattatctaatattttatttaacactcttgtataacatcttgtatcaaaatgtatatatttattcttaatatttcattaaaaacattcttacaatgtttaatatcaaaatacctcctatgttttcctaatatttcatttaacccccaataattatttaacaatttatttaacagCCTTTTCTGTtaccttgtatcaaaatgtatctatctattcttaacatttcatttaaaacgttcttacaatatttaatatcaaaatacctcctatattttttaatatttcatttatccctccatacttatctaatatttcatttaataccttcgtatgtttcctattatcaaaatatatctattcattcttaaaatggtttttaaatccttcagaTATTATgaactatcaaaatacccccatgtttttcttaacatttcatttaatcccctataattatctaaccttttatttaacaccatttgatgttctcttgtatcaaaaaatatctatttattcttaacctattatttaaatcctttatatattatgtaatttcaaaataccctatatatttttttaaaatttttttactccCTAAAAATACCTAACATTACATTTACcactcttgtatgttgtctcatatcaaaatacatctatctattcctaaaatttcgtttataatgctcttacaatatttaatatcaaaatgccccccatgtttttataacatttcatttgaccccccataattatctaacacttcatttaatattcttgtatgttgtcttgtatcaaaatatacctatctatttttaatatgttatttaaatcctttctatattgtataatatcaaaatacctctatatttctctaacattcatttaacccttatattattACCTAATATTCAAGTACCtcctttacatgacatataaactagatttaacaaataaagttaagtttttaggttaaaattcgtataaataccttttttttatgaatactCTTTTTTagattcgaattcagaaatacgaacttctttcttTCGAACGAATCcatactaattgatattgaataaaaataagagttaaAGTGAAtgtttaagtgatatgagaagtgtatgtaataagagtgagtgagagggtttatatagatgtggtgaagggtaattttagcattttataaaaagtttatagcatttttgcttaagaacaaggaaattgggcatttttgcttaagaattgGGAAATTGGGCTTTTTTTCTTAATGGAGGGGTAAtttggccatttaatataatttccccaTGTCATTTATTGCAAACACCTTTAgtttttcatgattattatcGAAGGTCCCtaagtataataaaatagaCTTTCGAGCCCATAAACTTTCCAAGGCTCTAAATTCTCCATTTAGAATTCAGACCGAATTTAACTTGAACAATCCTCATGCCTCCATAGTTCATCAACTTCTTTTATGTGTGACCCATTGGCTTCTTTTATGTCGTTCTAAAAGACTAAGAGATTTGTAGATTTTTCGGCTCATGAAGCTACTAATACAATCGCCATCTACCAAATGGAGTTGTTGATGCTCCACAAACTATGTAATTCTTCAGTTATTTCTACAAATTTGTTGTCAATTTCAGGGAGGCAAATACTCAGACAATTTTACCATTGGTAAAATTCAGGacacaataatttttcaatgaaaatttcGTTATCTAATacataatcttttataataGGTTGAAATGCtcctaacaaaaaaattctataatataaaaactacCATAATTTCAACccttataaaataaacaaattaaataatcagTGACTTAAGAAATTTTCTTTGTACCAACAACAATCGCAGCCAGATGCAGAGACAATTCCAAAACCTCACAGTTTCATCTCGACTTCCCGGATAAAGATTAAAAGATTCCGATGGCAACACAACCCCACACATAACTgctcataataaaaaaacaccaaaaataaacaaaaattaaaaaagaaaaaagaaaaagatcttaaataaaattgattgtaCCTTCAACTGGCCTTCATGCTACTTCAACAACCTAAAACCCTCAGTTGGAAACCAGGATTGCAAAACTTACACATCACTCCATAACCACACTTCCTTTCAACCCAATAAGCACACACTTTCTCTGTCTTCCTCactatatgattaatatttgcAAAAGAGTTAATACAATTTCTTCACTGCTTCAATAGCATCATTTCAATCAGCAGCCCTGAGTGCTAAACCACCTGCAACCTTAGAAACATCTTTGTAAGAAATTCCTCTGAAAACAATAATAGGCACCCGTCAGAAACAACGACTTAAGCAAGCACTCCTGGATTTAGGTTAGCCCACTTTGATGTGGGTTTCCCATCAGCGACTTAAGCAATTGCCAAGCTGATGAAACATTAGACCAGAGATGAGTGAGACACATTTCATGTGGCCCAAGTCATCCCAACTCATTTAATAAAGGTGACAATATATACTACTAAATCGAATTTAGACATACCAACTTGGACGAAACAACCTATGATTGGCATCCTGGGATACATTCACAGATTCATCAACAATAATTAAGAATCTcaatcaaaacttaaataaatccAACATTCACTCAAAATGTTACACTGGAACTTTGGATTGCAAACAATCATATTACCAAAGATTGGTCAGTGGTACTTAGccgaaaaaaaataaaaaaaagaatgattGGTAGTTGAGCTTCTACACCAGAACTTGAGTTTGTATGTTCCTAATGAAGTGGGACACTCAAAAGTTGAACATCAACATCACAAGAAAACGTGGAGTTTAGAAACACACAATACTAGTTAACGTTTCAGCACTAAGAACCCAAACAAATTCTAGGAAATGAGATTTCTATTAACGAAGATATTTGTTGGGAATCTAATTACAAAAGTCTACCATCGCAGGCCCAAAGGAAAAAATCCAGAAGGCAGCCCAGGAGGTGAGGAAGATAGCCCAACTGAGAGCAAAAGTGAAGACCAAATGGGTGAGGGCAGTTTGGACAGTTCACAAAAGCAACTGAAATTAGTTGAAGCCTCCTTCGCATAATTCAGAGGAGAATCCTTAGTGGTGGGATCCATTTACAGTTAGAAGGCTGCCTATACAATGGGGAATGCTTGGAATAGGAAGGGGGGGAATTATTATTGGTTGactgatttttcttttcctaatAAGGAGaccaaaatttcatattttcctaCTGAGCACTACAATGTTGGCACAAACCTTTACATAGAAACTTTGACATCTGGCAAGACTCTTGTGATGAGTTGTACTCCCTCAGAAAATGCAGTTACTTGACAATCAACTATCCGTAGGTTCTTGGTTTGAGAACACTGGCAACAAATTTAGGACTTCACTGTAGTTTTTATACCTTTGTAGTAAATCTAGAATAATTGAAGCCGTGGATGCATCTGGCttcacatttctctctttcattttgtgaagaagtTCTACCACTTTTGAAGTCTCATTATTTTGCAAGAAACCAGACATAAGAGTATTAAAAATGATGCAATTTGGAGCACAATCGTTTTGCTCCATATCTGATAACAAATTACTTGCCATCTCCAACTTCCCTTCTTTACAAAGTCCATACAACAGAATGTTATATGTCACAACATTTGGAACAAATCCTTCATTGCGCCATCTGTTAAATAGTCCCAAAGCAATATTGAGTCTTCTTGTTTTGCACAAACCATCAATGAGACTATTGAAAGTAAAGATGCCAGGATAAATGTTTCCATTTCTTAAAGAATGAAACAGTTCAACAGCCTCCAAAACACAACCATTTTTGCAAAACCCATCAATAAGAATATTATACGTATACGTAATTAAATTGGGAGGAATATTACTAAGTTGCATCTCACCAAATAGTTTTTTTGCATGTCCAATTTTACCATACATGAAAAAACCTTTTAGCAAGGTGTTAAATGTAACGATTGTTGGCTGAATTCCCTTTGAGGTCATTTCCTTATAAACACAAATAGCTTCATCAGCTTTTCGATTCTTACAATACCAATTGATCATCGTATTGTAGCTAACTACATCAGGTTTGCATCCCTTACTcaacatcaaagaaaacaattccttagcatcatcaattttatttgtcaagcaCATACCATCCATTAAAACATTGAAGCTAAAAACATTAGGCTCACACCCCTTACTTTCCATGGAATCAAATAGTTTTCTTGCATCCTCAATTCTACCTGCCAAGCAATAACCACTTAAAATTGCATTGTAAGTAATTGTGTTGGGGTGAATAACTCTATTAATCATTAGTTGGAGCAATCCATTGGCTTCATCAATCTTCCCGTTCTTACAAAGTTCATCCATAACCACAGTAAATGTCACCTCATTAGGCTTTACACCTTCATCCGACATTTCTGCAAATAAAGTTTTAGCCTCCTCCCAATTAGATGTATTACACAATCCATAAATTAAAGTGTTGTAAGTAATCACATCTGGATTGACAGCCTTGGACTTCATTTCTGAAAACAGTTTCTTCGCCTTGTCTACTAACCCATATTTGCAAAGACCATCTATAATAGCAGCATATCAAACAACATTAGGCTTGCAAATGACACCAAATTCACCATTCCCATTattcatttcatcaaataacTGAAGGGCAACAGTGACATTACCTGTTCGACACAAGCCGGTGATCAAACCCCCAACTGTAACCACATCAGGCCTAAATCCAACAGAAACCATTTTTCTAAACAATTCAATCGCCTTCTTAATTTTGCGCTCCTTACAAAGACCATTAATCAGACTAGTCAAAGTCACAGCGTCAGGGTAAAAACCCCTCCTAAAAATACTCCCAAAAACCACAAAACCGTCAGAAACCCGGGCCATTTTGCATAAGCAATTAATAACAATGTTCAAAGTAATCAAATTAGGCAACAACCCAGCTGAAACGAACCTCGTGTATAGCACAACGAATTCAtcgtaatattttttcttaataagtgcagaaaacaaaatactGAAAGATGACATACCAGGAGTGGGGTCCATATGAATCATGTAATCGAAAGAATCAAGAGCTTCATCAAGAGAAAAGTTACCCGACTTGCAGTTTACATGGAGGAAATTAT
This is a stretch of genomic DNA from Mangifera indica cultivar Alphonso chromosome 11, CATAS_Mindica_2.1, whole genome shotgun sequence. It encodes these proteins:
- the LOC123229165 gene encoding pentatricopeptide repeat-containing protein At1g62930, chloroplastic-like isoform X5 encodes the protein MKSKAVNPDVITYNTLIYGLCNTSNWEEAKTLFAEMSDEGVKPNEVTFTVVMDELCKNGKIDEANGLLQLMINRVIHPNTITYNAILSGYCLAGRIEDARKLFDSMESKGCEPNVFSFNVLMDGMCLTNKIDDAKELFSLMLSKGCKPDVVSYNTMINWYCKNRKADEAICVYKEMTSKGIQPTIVTFNTLLKGFFMYGKIGHAKKLFGEMQLSNIPPNLITYTYNILIDGFCKNGCVLEAVELFHSLRNGNIYPGIFTFNSLIDGLCKTRRLNIALGLFNRWRNEGFVPNVVTYNILLYGLCKEGKLEMASNLLSDMEQNDCAPNCIIFNTLMSGFLQNNETSKVVELLHKMKERNVKPDASTASIILDLLQRYKNYSEVLNLLPVFSNQEPTDS
- the LOC123229165 gene encoding pentatricopeptide repeat-containing protein At3g22470, mitochondrial-like isoform X7, encoding MSDEGVKPNEVTFTVVMDELCKNGKIDEANGLLQLMINRVIHPNTITYNAILSGYCLAGRIEDARKLFDSMESKGCEPNVFSFNVLMDGMCLTNKIDDAKELFSLMLSKGCKPDVVSYNTMINWYCKNRKADEAICVYKEMTSKGIQPTIVTFNTLLKGFFMYGKIGHAKKLFGEMQLSNIPPNLITYTYNILIDGFCKNGCVLEAVELFHSLRNGNIYPGIFTFNSLIDGLCKTRRLNIALGLFNRWRNEGFVPNVVTYNILLYGLCKEGKLEMASNLLSDMEQNDCAPNCIIFNTLMSGFLQNNETSKVVELLHKMKERNVKPDASTASIILDLLQRYKNYSEVLNLLPVFSNQEPTDS
- the LOC123229165 gene encoding pentatricopeptide repeat-containing protein At1g62930, chloroplastic-like isoform X4 — encoded protein: MVSVGFRPDVVTVGGLITGLCRTDGLCKYGLVDKAKKLFSEMKSKAVNPDVITYNTLIYGLCNTSNWEEAKTLFAEMSDEGVKPNEVTFTVVMDELCKNGKIDEANGLLQLMINRVIHPNTITYNAILSGYCLAGRIEDARKLFDSMESKGCEPNVFSFNVLMDGMCLTNKIDDAKELFSLMLSKGCKPDVVSYNTMINWYCKNRKADEAICVYKEMTSKGIQPTIVTFNTLLKGFFMYGKIGHAKKLFGEMQLSNIPPNLITYTYNILIDGFCKNGCVLEAVELFHSLRNGNIYPGIFTFNSLIDGLCKTRRLNIALGLFNRWRNEGFVPNVVTYNILLYGLCKEGKLEMASNLLSDMEQNDCAPNCIIFNTLMSGFLQNNETSKVVELLHKMKERNVKPDASTASIILDLLQRYKNYSEVLNLLPVFSNQEPTDS